In one window of Cellulophaga sp. HaHa_2_95 DNA:
- a CDS encoding AIR synthase related protein has product MSSSNSERYNQRGVSASKEDVHNAIKNIDKGLFPKAFCKIVPDYLTNDDAYCLVMHADGAGTKSSLAYMYWKETGDLSVWKGIAQDALIMNIDDLICVGATDNIMLSSTIGRNKNKIPGEVLSAIINGTEELISDLKNHGVIIHSTGGETADVGDLVRTIIVDSTVTARLKRSDVIDNANIKAGDVIVGLESFGQANYEKEYNGGMGSNGLTSARHDVFSKYLADKYPESFDAEVPEDLVYSGKVKLTDSVKDAPLDAGKLVLSPTRTYAPIVKKVLEKYSSKDIHGMVHCSGGAQTKILHFIDNLHIIKDNLFEVPPLFKLIQEQSKTDWKEMYQVFNCGHRLEFYVNEAVALDLIQIADSFGVRGRIVGRVEESPTKKLTIKSQNGTFEY; this is encoded by the coding sequence ATGAGTTCATCAAACAGCGAAAGATATAATCAAAGAGGTGTTTCCGCTTCTAAAGAAGACGTGCATAATGCTATAAAAAATATAGATAAAGGGTTGTTTCCAAAAGCATTCTGTAAAATTGTACCTGATTATTTAACGAATGATGATGCGTATTGTTTGGTGATGCATGCTGATGGAGCTGGAACAAAATCGTCTTTAGCTTATATGTACTGGAAAGAAACTGGAGATTTATCGGTTTGGAAAGGTATTGCTCAAGATGCCTTGATTATGAATATTGATGACCTTATTTGTGTTGGTGCTACAGATAATATTATGTTGTCTTCTACTATAGGACGAAACAAAAATAAAATTCCTGGTGAAGTGTTATCAGCAATTATTAATGGAACAGAAGAATTAATTTCAGACTTAAAAAATCACGGTGTTATAATTCATTCTACTGGAGGTGAAACGGCGGATGTAGGCGATTTAGTTCGGACTATTATTGTTGATTCAACCGTTACTGCCCGCCTTAAAAGATCGGATGTAATTGACAATGCAAATATAAAAGCAGGAGATGTTATTGTAGGTTTAGAGTCCTTCGGACAGGCAAATTATGAGAAAGAGTATAATGGAGGAATGGGAAGTAATGGATTGACTTCTGCACGCCATGATGTATTTTCAAAATATTTAGCAGATAAGTATCCAGAGAGTTTTGATGCCGAGGTGCCAGAAGATTTGGTGTATTCTGGGAAAGTTAAATTAACAGATTCTGTTAAAGATGCCCCTTTAGATGCAGGTAAATTGGTATTGTCTCCTACAAGAACATATGCGCCAATAGTAAAAAAGGTTTTAGAGAAATATTCAAGTAAGGACATTCATGGTATGGTTCACTGTAGTGGTGGGGCACAGACCAAAATTCTTCATTTTATAGATAACCTACATATTATAAAAGATAACCTTTTTGAAGTTCCTCCGTTGTTTAAATTAATACAAGAGCAGTCTAAGACAGATTGGAAAGAAATGTATCAAGTATTCAATTGCGGACACCGCTTAGAGTTTTATGTAAATGAAGCAGTGGCGCTAGATTTAATTCAGATAGCCGATTCTTTTGGGGTACGTGGTAGAATTGTAGGTAGGGTAGAAGAAAGCCCAACAAAGAAATTGACTATAAAAAGTCAAAACGGAACTTTTGAGTACTAG
- the pyrF gene encoding orotidine-5'-phosphate decarboxylase, whose translation MTTEHLVAQIHKKQSFLCIGLDVDLAKIPEHLLKEEDPIFAFNKAIIDATHELCVAYKPNTAFYEAYGIKGWMALEKTIKYLNDKYPEIFTIADAKRGDIGNTSTMYAKAFFDDLGFDSVTVAPYMGKDSVEPFLAFEEKHTILLALTSNEGAFDFQTKEIEGKELYKQVLETSITYKNAENLMYVVGATKATFLADIRQIIPSSFLLVPGVGAQGGSLSEVCKYGMTENVGLLVNSSRGIIYASKQEDFAQAARTSAKDLQKQMKLELEQKF comes from the coding sequence ATGACTACAGAACATTTAGTAGCGCAAATACATAAAAAACAATCTTTTTTATGTATTGGGCTAGACGTAGATTTAGCTAAGATACCTGAACATTTACTAAAGGAAGAGGATCCCATTTTTGCTTTTAATAAAGCAATCATTGATGCTACTCATGAATTATGTGTTGCTTATAAGCCTAATACAGCTTTTTATGAAGCGTATGGCATTAAGGGATGGATGGCTTTAGAGAAAACTATAAAATACTTGAATGATAAGTATCCTGAAATTTTTACGATAGCAGATGCTAAAAGGGGAGACATAGGGAATACATCAACCATGTATGCTAAAGCATTTTTTGATGATTTAGGCTTTGATTCTGTTACAGTAGCTCCTTATATGGGAAAAGATTCTGTAGAGCCTTTTCTGGCATTTGAAGAAAAGCATACTATTCTATTAGCCTTAACTTCAAATGAGGGTGCTTTTGATTTCCAAACAAAGGAAATTGAAGGTAAAGAGCTTTATAAGCAAGTTTTAGAAACGTCTATTACCTATAAAAATGCTGAGAATTTAATGTATGTCGTTGGAGCTACTAAAGCAACTTTTTTAGCAGATATTCGACAAATAATTCCTTCTAGTTTCTTGTTAGTGCCTGGTGTTGGTGCACAAGGCGGAAGTTTGTCAGAGGTATGTAAATACGGTATGACAGAAAATGTTGGTTTATTAGTGAATTCTTCTAGAGGCATTATTTACGCATCTAAACAGGAAGATTTTGCGCAAGCAGCTAGAACATCTGCAAAAGATCTACAGAAACAAATGAAATTAGAATTAGAACAAAAATTCTAA
- a CDS encoding thioredoxin family protein, translating into MKTLFFLLLFFCALVVNAQNWQKSFADAQALSKKNNQPIVLVFAGSDWCAPCIKLDRDIWQSEEFKKYAEKHYVLYKADFPRRKSNKLPLEIENQHKILADKYNTKGYFPLVVVLNEKGEILGETGYKKVAPNEYISVINEFLD; encoded by the coding sequence ATGAAAACGCTATTTTTTCTACTTTTATTTTTTTGTGCACTAGTTGTAAATGCACAAAACTGGCAAAAATCTTTTGCCGATGCACAAGCGCTCTCAAAGAAAAACAATCAACCTATAGTATTGGTCTTTGCTGGTTCAGATTGGTGTGCTCCATGTATAAAGTTAGATAGAGATATCTGGCAATCTGAGGAGTTTAAAAAATATGCAGAAAAGCACTATGTGTTATATAAGGCAGATTTTCCACGCCGTAAATCCAATAAACTTCCTCTGGAAATAGAAAATCAGCATAAAATATTAGCGGATAAATACAATACTAAAGGATATTTTCCGCTTGTAGTGGTTTTAAATGAAAAAGGTGAAATTTTAGGGGAAACTGGATACAAGAAAGTGGCACCAAATGAGTATATTTCAGTCATAAATGAATTTTTAGATTGA
- a CDS encoding DUF3570 domain-containing protein, with product MQKIIFIFLIFLGTALHGQETTYKKRVLETTEVDALFSYYSQDGANAAVSGGDGSEELTDVTSTVVVRLPMNDDDVLTLDVGISAYSSASSSNINPLDGSVNERASPFIASSGASQSDVLAHINPTYQHSSEDRNKIWNANAYFSSEYDYSSLGVGGGYAQLFNEKNTEVAINAKVYFDAWKPQYPIELRDGFFDDRVMGTGTYAPSFTTFDSETRNSYSLSLGVTQILSKRMQGSIFLDVVAQEGLLSTPFQRVYFSDKEDFFIEDFQLADDVERLPDTRFKIPIGGRLNYFINDYLVLRSYYRFYTDDWGVTSHTASLELPIKISSLFTLYPTYRYYTQTAADYFYAKEEALSTLDYYTSDYDLSEFNAHQYGFGIRYKDIFTNAKLLSFGLKTIDLRFSNYDRSDGLNSYIFTFGTTFVR from the coding sequence ATGCAAAAAATAATATTCATCTTTTTAATCTTTCTAGGTACAGCGCTACATGGTCAAGAAACTACCTATAAGAAACGTGTGTTAGAAACCACCGAAGTAGATGCGTTGTTTAGTTATTACAGCCAAGATGGTGCTAATGCTGCAGTATCAGGAGGAGATGGTTCAGAAGAATTAACAGATGTTACGTCAACGGTAGTAGTTCGGTTACCAATGAATGATGATGACGTGTTAACCTTAGATGTAGGGATTTCAGCATATTCTTCCGCATCTTCTAGTAATATAAATCCTTTAGATGGTAGCGTCAATGAACGTGCTAGTCCATTTATAGCTTCTTCCGGAGCCTCGCAATCGGATGTTTTGGCGCATATTAATCCTACCTATCAGCACAGTTCAGAGGATCGAAATAAAATTTGGAATGCTAACGCGTACTTTTCCTCAGAATATGACTATTCTTCCTTAGGAGTAGGTGGCGGCTATGCACAATTATTTAATGAGAAAAATACGGAAGTAGCTATAAATGCAAAGGTGTATTTTGATGCGTGGAAACCTCAGTACCCCATAGAATTAAGAGATGGTTTTTTTGATGATCGGGTAATGGGAACTGGTACTTATGCTCCAAGTTTTACAACATTTGATTCTGAAACGCGAAATTCTTACTCTTTATCTTTAGGAGTGACGCAAATTTTGAGCAAGCGCATGCAAGGGTCTATTTTTTTAGATGTAGTGGCGCAAGAGGGTTTATTGAGCACCCCTTTTCAACGTGTATATTTTTCGGATAAGGAAGATTTTTTTATTGAAGATTTTCAATTGGCAGATGATGTAGAACGATTGCCTGATACTCGTTTCAAAATTCCAATCGGAGGGCGATTAAACTACTTTATCAATGATTATTTGGTGCTGAGAAGTTACTATCGTTTTTATACAGATGATTGGGGGGTTACCTCTCATACGGCTAGTTTAGAGTTGCCTATTAAAATTAGCAGCTTGTTTACGCTATATCCTACTTATAGATATTATACACAAACTGCGGCAGATTATTTTTATGCTAAAGAAGAAGCATTGTCTACATTAGATTATTACACTTCAGATTATGATTTATCAGAATTTAATGCGCATCAATATGGATTCGGAATTCGGTATAAAGACATTTTTACGAATGCTAAATTATTGAGTTTTGGTTTGAAAACAATCGATTTACGCTTTAGTAATTATGATCGTAGTGATGGTTTAAACTCTTATATTTTTACATTTGGGACAACTTTTGTAAGATAA
- a CDS encoding FAD:protein FMN transferase, translating into MKNAPLYLLLFFSILVTSQEKKYVTISETMKLMGSRFDITIVAEAESTAKKNIAEAVAEISRIEKIISSWDETSETSEINRNAGIKPVKISAELFGLIERSIKISEITDGAFDISYASMDEVWKFDGSMRHPPTPEQITISIAKVGYQKIQLDKEQLTVFLPDEGMKIGFGALGKGYAADKAKELMLSKKVFAGVINASGDLTTWGRQATGEKWIVGISNPLDREKVFSWLPLDESSIATSGNYEKYLFFEGEKHSHIIDPRTGYPSKGISSVSVFSKSAELCDALATAVFIMGIDTGISLINQLKETEVIVVDSQNKIFKSNGITFDNP; encoded by the coding sequence TTGAAAAATGCCCCCCTTTATTTACTGTTATTCTTTTCGATACTGGTAACTAGTCAAGAGAAAAAATATGTAACCATATCGGAAACCATGAAACTTATGGGTTCTCGGTTTGATATTACTATTGTTGCAGAAGCAGAGAGTACCGCTAAGAAAAATATAGCGGAAGCTGTTGCGGAAATCAGTAGAATCGAAAAGATAATATCTTCTTGGGATGAAACCTCGGAAACCTCGGAAATAAATAGAAATGCAGGAATTAAGCCTGTAAAAATTAGTGCAGAATTATTTGGATTAATAGAACGATCTATTAAGATTTCAGAAATTACAGATGGTGCTTTTGATATTTCTTATGCTTCAATGGATGAAGTATGGAAATTTGATGGTAGCATGAGGCACCCTCCAACTCCGGAGCAAATAACAATATCAATTGCTAAAGTAGGGTATCAAAAAATTCAATTGGATAAAGAGCAGCTAACCGTTTTTCTGCCTGATGAAGGAATGAAAATTGGTTTTGGAGCGCTTGGTAAAGGCTATGCTGCAGATAAGGCAAAAGAATTAATGTTGTCAAAAAAGGTATTTGCAGGCGTGATTAACGCATCTGGCGATTTAACCACATGGGGCAGGCAGGCCACTGGTGAGAAATGGATTGTGGGTATAAGTAATCCATTAGATAGAGAGAAAGTCTTTTCTTGGTTGCCCTTAGATGAATCTTCAATCGCTACTTCAGGAAATTATGAAAAATATTTATTCTTTGAAGGAGAAAAGCATTCTCATATTATAGATCCTAGAACTGGATATCCTTCCAAAGGAATTAGCAGTGTTTCTGTTTTTTCTAAAAGTGCAGAGTTGTGCGATGCTTTGGCGACCGCAGTATTTATTATGGGTATTGATACGGGTATTTCTTTAATAAATCAATTAAAAGAAACTGAGGTTATTGTAGTAGATTCTCAAAATAAAATTTTTAAAAGTAATGGTATTACGTTTGATAACCCGTAA
- a CDS encoding SusD/RagB family nutrient-binding outer membrane lipoprotein, which yields MKKILLTILSIATLGACQSDDNYEALNNDPKNPTEVEASFLFNAATKSLFDQMTSTNVNTNIFRMLGQHWTETTYTDEANYDFNTRSIPDTHWSEMYRDVLFDFKSARETVNADDQITAAEKASRNAQIEILEIYTWAQLVETFGDIPYSQALNDSEYVLPQYDDAATIYSDLLTRLTAVIPTISGTGFGSSDPIYGGDATAWTKFANSLLLRMGLRVVDVSSMTTQASAAITAAVSGGVFTSNADNAEVEYQSATPNTNPVWVDLVQSGRSDFVIANTLVDFMNDLEDPRRAYYFDQNLGDDVYVGGPYGDNNTYTSYTHVGAPMLDPENPASLIDYAEVSFYLADAAERSISGTPADAESFYNAGITASFDFWGVPNVADYLANPDVAYTTATGTWKEKIGNQLWLAMFNRGFESWTAWRVYDTPSFNLPAESGLPVPTRYTYPIDEQNLNEANWMSASSAIGGDAQTTKLFFDVE from the coding sequence ATGAAAAAAATATTATTAACCATTCTTTCAATCGCAACATTAGGAGCCTGCCAATCGGACGATAACTATGAAGCATTGAATAACGATCCAAAGAATCCAACTGAAGTAGAAGCGAGCTTTTTGTTCAATGCTGCTACTAAGAGTTTGTTTGATCAAATGACAAGTACCAATGTAAATACTAACATCTTTAGAATGTTAGGACAACACTGGACTGAAACTACATACACAGATGAAGCTAATTATGACTTCAATACAAGAAGTATTCCTGACACACATTGGTCAGAAATGTACAGAGATGTATTGTTTGATTTTAAAAGTGCTAGAGAGACTGTTAATGCTGATGACCAAATAACAGCTGCTGAAAAAGCTTCTAGAAATGCTCAGATTGAAATATTAGAAATTTATACTTGGGCACAATTGGTAGAAACATTCGGTGATATTCCATATTCTCAAGCTTTAAATGATAGCGAATATGTACTTCCTCAATACGATGATGCTGCTACAATATACAGTGATTTATTAACGCGTTTAACAGCTGTTATCCCTACTATTTCAGGAACTGGATTTGGTTCTTCTGATCCTATCTATGGTGGAGATGCTACTGCTTGGACTAAATTTGCTAATTCTTTATTATTAAGAATGGGCTTAAGAGTTGTTGATGTTTCTAGTATGACAACACAAGCTTCTGCTGCTATAACAGCTGCAGTAAGCGGGGGTGTATTTACTTCAAATGCAGATAATGCAGAAGTAGAATACCAAAGTGCTACGCCTAATACAAACCCTGTATGGGTAGATCTAGTGCAGTCTGGTAGATCAGATTTCGTTATCGCTAATACTTTAGTTGATTTCATGAATGATTTAGAAGACCCTAGAAGAGCATACTATTTTGATCAAAACTTAGGAGATGATGTATATGTTGGAGGACCTTACGGAGACAACAATACCTACACTTCATACACCCATGTGGGTGCTCCTATGCTGGATCCTGAAAATCCTGCTAGTTTAATAGATTATGCTGAAGTATCATTTTATTTAGCAGATGCTGCTGAACGTTCTATCTCTGGAACTCCTGCTGATGCAGAAAGCTTCTATAACGCAGGTATTACAGCTTCTTTTGATTTCTGGGGTGTACCTAATGTCGCAGACTACTTAGCGAATCCTGATGTAGCTTACACAACAGCTACTGGAACATGGAAAGAGAAAATTGGAAACCAGTTATGGTTGGCAATGTTCAACAGAGGTTTTGAATCTTGGACTGCATGGAGAGTTTATGACACTCCTTCTTTTAACTTACCTGCAGAAAGTGGATTACCTGTTCCTACTAGATATACTTATCCAATAGATGAACAAAACTTAAATGAAGCGAATTGGATGTCTGCTTCTTCTGCTATAGGCGGAGATGCACAAACAACAAAATTGTTTTTTGACGTTGAGTAA
- a CDS encoding Rieske 2Fe-2S domain-containing protein: MERKAFLKTLGAGAAFALTFSCLHGCSSDGESGETAPEEEGEVPTGVDITVDLNASTSSNLQNNGGFIFVKSKDKFTETDIIIVRNLQGELVAASKYCSHENNPNILFVNENDGIYECNVHGSRFAQDGTPLNSITSNPLKVFKTEVLANDVLRIFEA; the protein is encoded by the coding sequence ATGGAAAGAAAGGCATTTTTAAAAACACTTGGCGCAGGAGCAGCTTTTGCCCTAACATTCTCTTGTTTACACGGTTGTTCTTCTGATGGTGAAAGTGGTGAGACGGCTCCAGAAGAAGAGGGAGAGGTGCCTACAGGTGTTGATATTACGGTAGATTTAAATGCTAGTACTTCGTCTAATCTTCAAAACAATGGAGGTTTTATTTTTGTAAAATCGAAAGATAAATTTACAGAGACTGATATTATTATTGTTAGAAATTTGCAAGGAGAATTGGTTGCAGCTAGTAAGTATTGTAGTCATGAGAATAACCCTAACATATTATTTGTAAACGAAAATGATGGTATCTATGAGTGTAATGTTCATGGGTCTAGATTTGCACAAGATGGGACTCCCTTAAACTCTATAACAAGCAACCCTCTTAAAGTTTTTAAAACAGAAGTTTTAGCCAATGATGTCTTACGTATTTTTGAGGCGTAA
- a CDS encoding DUF4266 domain-containing protein codes for MRKLLVLFLMATSFMSCVAVKEYDKVYLNDEEMVLSAKNMDQFETNFQIYREASAGANGGKSGGGCGCN; via the coding sequence ATGAGAAAACTCCTAGTATTATTTTTGATGGCAACTTCTTTTATGTCTTGTGTGGCAGTTAAGGAGTATGATAAAGTTTATTTGAATGATGAAGAGATGGTTTTATCAGCAAAAAATATGGACCAGTTTGAAACTAATTTTCAAATTTATCGAGAAGCATCTGCAGGAGCTAATGGCGGTAAATCTGGCGGTGGTTGCGGTTGTAATTAA
- a CDS encoding alpha/beta fold hydrolase, which yields MLSYTKHKHKTSTKWVTFVHGAGGSSTIWFKQVREFRKHFNVLLLDLRGHGNSKVNLKDAFSDKYTFDFITDDILHVIDHEKIEKSHFVGISLGTILIRNLAEKYPNRVESMIMGGAIMKLNLRSQVLIRLGVIFKSVVPYLWLYKFFAFIIMPNKNHKESRSLFVREAKKLYQKEFIRWFKLTSEINPLLRFFRMVDIKIPTLYVMGREDYLFLPSIEKIVASHANSELFVVEKCGHVVNVEQPLVFNKTVISYLSKI from the coding sequence TTGCTAAGTTATACCAAACACAAACATAAAACTTCTACAAAATGGGTGACTTTTGTTCATGGAGCAGGAGGTAGCTCAACCATTTGGTTTAAGCAGGTTCGGGAGTTCAGAAAGCATTTTAACGTATTACTTCTAGATCTAAGAGGGCACGGAAATTCTAAAGTAAATTTGAAAGATGCTTTTAGTGATAAGTATACTTTTGATTTTATTACCGATGATATTTTACATGTAATTGACCATGAGAAAATAGAAAAATCTCATTTTGTGGGTATTTCATTGGGTACTATTTTAATAAGAAATTTAGCAGAAAAATATCCGAATCGTGTAGAAAGCATGATTATGGGCGGAGCAATTATGAAATTGAATCTAAGATCACAGGTTTTAATACGCTTAGGAGTCATTTTTAAATCGGTTGTGCCGTATTTGTGGTTGTATAAGTTTTTTGCGTTCATTATCATGCCTAATAAGAACCATAAAGAATCTAGGTCCCTTTTTGTTAGAGAAGCGAAGAAGTTGTACCAGAAAGAATTTATCAGATGGTTTAAGCTTACCTCAGAGATTAATCCACTTTTGCGTTTCTTTAGAATGGTAGATATTAAAATACCTACCTTGTATGTAATGGGTAGAGAGGACTATTTGTTTTTACCTTCTATAGAAAAGATAGTGGCTTCACATGCCAATTCAGAATTATTTGTTGTTGAAAAATGTGGGCATGTGGTAAATGTAGAACAACCATTAGTATTTAATAAAACGGTTATTTCTTATTTGTCTAAAATATAG
- the prfA gene encoding peptide chain release factor 1 — protein sequence MLDKLNIVKQRFDEVSDLIIQPDVISDQKRYVELNKEYKDLKSLVDKRDLYIEFTNNIEEAQEIISEGSDAEMVEMAKMQMEEAKVGLPKLEEEIKVLLIPKDPEDSKNVVVEVRAGTGGDEASIFAGDLFRMYTKYCESKGWKTNVIDLSEGTSGGYKEIQFEVTGENVYGTLKFEAGVHRVQRVPQTETQGRVHTSAATVMVLPEAEDFDVQIDPKDVRIDFFCSSGPGGQSVNTTYSAVRLTHIPSGLVAQCQDQKSQHKNKEKAFKVLRSRLYDQELAKKQEEDAAKRNSQVSSGDRSAKIRTYNYSQGRVTDHRIGLTLYDLQNIVNGDIQKIIDELSLVENTEKLKEASEIF from the coding sequence ATGTTAGATAAGTTAAATATAGTAAAACAACGTTTTGATGAAGTGTCAGATTTGATTATTCAACCTGATGTAATTTCTGATCAAAAACGATATGTTGAGTTAAATAAGGAATATAAAGACCTTAAAAGTTTAGTTGATAAACGAGATTTATATATAGAGTTTACGAATAATATAGAAGAGGCACAAGAAATTATTTCTGAAGGAAGTGATGCAGAAATGGTAGAAATGGCCAAAATGCAAATGGAAGAGGCTAAGGTTGGCCTACCAAAACTGGAAGAAGAAATTAAAGTTCTTTTAATACCTAAAGATCCAGAAGATTCTAAGAATGTTGTAGTTGAGGTAAGAGCGGGTACCGGTGGTGATGAAGCTAGTATATTTGCTGGAGATTTATTTAGAATGTACACTAAATACTGTGAATCTAAAGGTTGGAAAACTAACGTTATAGATTTAAGTGAAGGTACTAGTGGTGGTTACAAAGAAATTCAGTTTGAAGTTACCGGGGAGAATGTGTATGGTACCTTAAAATTTGAAGCAGGAGTGCACCGTGTACAACGTGTACCGCAAACGGAAACACAAGGACGTGTGCATACCAGTGCAGCTACAGTAATGGTATTACCGGAAGCTGAAGATTTCGATGTTCAGATTGATCCTAAGGATGTACGTATAGATTTTTTCTGTTCTTCAGGGCCAGGAGGTCAATCAGTAAACACAACGTACTCAGCAGTGCGTTTAACGCACATTCCGTCAGGATTGGTTGCCCAGTGTCAAGATCAGAAATCACAGCATAAAAACAAAGAAAAAGCATTCAAGGTTTTGCGTTCTCGTTTGTATGACCAAGAATTAGCAAAGAAACAAGAAGAAGATGCGGCAAAGCGTAACTCGCAAGTTAGTAGTGGAGACCGTTCTGCAAAGATTAGAACCTACAACTACTCACAAGGAAGGGTTACTGATCACAGAATAGGACTTACTTTATATGATTTACAAAATATCGTAAATGGTGATATTCAAAAAATTATTGACGAATTAAGTCTTGTTGAGAATACTGAAAAACTAAAAGAAGCTTCAGAAATTTTTTAA